A section of the Phacochoerus africanus isolate WHEZ1 chromosome 4, ROS_Pafr_v1, whole genome shotgun sequence genome encodes:
- the C4H11orf24 gene encoding uncharacterized protein C11orf24 homolog, whose translation MWAALVLVWISSWSLCESQAAPQHPRYPVLNETDDSEKNSSAETVTRAFTNTPARMTSAAPSPIALTKGTWAGSSTSPAVPAGTTHRTDMGASVTAEGTPDRAASRAPTLSSPVSAWQTPSPSTARSPPHTPAPDGSTWSRPVTPTMPMPPTPATGAQTSAVTPASASGPPGTHSLPRHTPSHSTASPVPPSSQALNVSTRGPTIQTPLAQTVADTASGPAPTLSNTTSEPTTPSLASVPTTVGTTTKTSEPAASTAPASHTSLVPKVESPAHTTRPGPPASTPGATGPGTTQAPEQPEPEPMPGTASTGPPPGSSGGSKAPATDPCQLSTQGRYLVVSSEPLALASVNRSFLLAVLLLGVTLFVLVLALLALQAYESYKKKDYTQVDYLINGMYADAEM comes from the exons ATGTGGGCAGCCCTCGTGCTCGTGTGGATCTCCTCCTGGTCCTTATGTGAAAGCCAGGCGGCTCCCCAGCACCCAC GGTACCCAGTCCTCAACGAGACGGATGATTCAGAGAAAAACTCATCCGCCGAAACAGTTACACGAGCCTTTACTAACACACCTGCAAGGATGACCTCGGCGGCACCTTCTCCCATCGCACTGACCAAAGGGACCTGGGCGGGCAGCTCCACCTCTCCTGCAGTCCCCGCAGGGACCACACACAGGACAGACATGGGCGCTTCAGTGACAGCAGAAGGGACCCCTGACAGAGCTGCCTCCAGGGCGCCCACTCTGTCCTCCCCAGTGTCTGCCTGGCAGACCCCGTCCCCCAGCACTGCCCGCAGCCCACCCCACACCCCGGCGCCTGATGGCAGCACGTGGTCAAGGCCAGTGACACCAACGATGCCCATGCCACCCACGCCGGCCACGGGTGCTCAGACCAGTGCTGTGACCCCAGCAAGTGCCAGCGGCCCCCCAGGTACACACAGTCTTCCCAGGCACACCCCCAGCCACTCCACAGCCAGCCCCGTGCCCCCGAGTTCCCAAGCACTTAATGTGTCCACACGAGGCCCCACCATCCAGACGCCGCTGGCCCAGACTGTGGCTGACACGGCAAGTGGGCCCGCACCCACCCTCTCGAACACAACCTCAGAGCCCACCACACCCTCCTTGGCTTCTGTGCCCACGACAGTGGGGACCACGACCAAGACATCCGAGCCAGCTGCCAGCACAGCACCTGCATCTCACACCAGCCTGGTCCCCAAAGTGGAGTCCCCAGCCCACACGACGCGGCCAGGCCCTCCCGCGTCCACGCCAGGGGCCACGGGCCCAGGGACAACTCAGGCACCAGAGCAGCCCGAACCTGAACCCATGCCTGGCACGGCTTCCACGGGGCCACCCCCTGGGAGCTCAGGGGGTTCCAAGGCGCCAGCCACAGACCCGTGCCAGCTCAGCACCCAGGGCCGATACCTGGTGGTCTCCAGCGAGCCCCTGGCCCTGGCGTCCGTGAACAGAAGTTTCCTCCTGGCGGTGCTCCTGCTGGGGGTCACCCTCTTCGTGCTTGTCCTGGCTCTGTTGGCCCTGCAGGCCTACGAGAGCTACAAGAAGAAGGACTACACGCAGGTGGACTATCTCATCAACGGCATGTACGCCGACGCCGAGATGTGA